The Oryzias latipes chromosome 1, ASM223467v1 genome contains a region encoding:
- the LOC101168098 gene encoding neuronal acetylcholine receptor subunit non-alpha-3 has protein sequence MKFAAWMLLCAALVLEQTAAQEVQENVLSLAELEDSLLRNLFKGYQKWVRPVQHANDTITVRFGLKISQLVDVDEKNQLMTTNVWLWQEWIDVKLKWNPDDYGGITSIRVPSETIWLPDIVLYENADGRFEGSLMTKAIVRWDGTITWTPPASYKSSCTMDVTFFPFDRQNCSMKFGSWTYDGNMVDLVLVDHYVDRKDFFDNGEWEILNATGQRGSRRDEMYWYPFLTYSFILKRLPLFYTLFLIIPCLGLSFLTVLVFYLPSDEGEKLSLSTSVLVSLTVFLLVIEEIIPSSSKVIPLIGEYLLFIMIFVTFSIIVTVFVINVHHRSSATYHPMAPWVKSLFLQKLPRLLCMRGHTDRYHFPDIEMRSPELKTRRGAGRRAVPGGQQKGALGGMEDDSQAWLAMLEKATNSVHYISRHIRKEHFIREVVQDWKFVAQVLDRIFLWAFLTVSILGTVLIFTPALQSYLSTP, from the exons ATGAAGTTTGCGGCGTGGATGCTGCTGTGCGCCGCTCTGGTTCTGGAGCAAACCGCCGCTCAAGAAG TCCAGGAGAATGTTCTATCGCTGGCAGAATTGGAGGACTCCTTGCTGAGGAATCTCTTCAAAGGTTACCAGAAGTGGGTGCGACCGGTCCAGCATGCCAACGACACCATCACTGTACGCTTTGGATTGAAGATATCACAGCTGGTTGACGTG gatgAAAAGAATCAGCTGATGACTACGAATGTCTGGCTCTGGCAG GAATGGATCGATGTGAAGCTGAAGTGGAACCCGGATGACTATGGGGGCATTACCTCCATCAGAGTGCCGTCAGAGACCATATGGTTACCTGACATTGTTCTGTATGAGAA TGCGGATGGGCGCTTCGAAGGTTCCCTGATGACCAAAGCAATTGTGCGCTGGGATGGCACAATAACATGGACTCCACCAGCCAGCTATAAATCCTCCTGTACCATGGATGTCACTTTCTTCCCCTTTGACCGGCAGAACTGCTCAATGAAGTTTGGGTCATGGACTTACGATGGAAACATGGTAGACCTGGTTCTAGTGGATCACTATGTGGACCGTAAAGACTTCTTTGATAATGGAGAATGGGAAATCCTCAATGCCACAGGACAAAGGGGAAGTCGAAGAGATGAAATGTATTGGTACCCTTTTCTCACTTACTCATTCATTCTCAAGAGGCTGCCCTTGTTCTACACCCTCTTCCTCATCATCCCGTGTCTTGGGCTCTCATTTCTCACTGTGCTGGTGTTCTATTTGCCTTCTGATGAGGGGGAGAAACTGTCCCTTTCTACATCTGTGCTAGTGTCACTGACAGTGTTCCTGCTGGTCATAGAGGAAATCATTCCTTCATCCTCAAAG GTGATCCCACTGATAGGAGAGTACCTGCTCTTCATCATGATTTTTGTCACCTTTTCCATCATCGTAACTGTCTTTGTGATCAATGTTCACCACCGCTCCTCTGCCACCTACCATCCCATGGCCCCCTGGGTAAAGAGCCTCTTTCTCCAAAAACTGCCCAGACTGCTGTGTATGAGGGGACACACTGACAG GTATCACTTTCCAGATATTGAGATGCGAAGCCCAGAGCTAAAGACCAGGCGAGGCGCGGGGAGGAGAGCGGTTCCCGGAGGTCAACAGAAAGGAGCTCTCGGAGGCATGGAGGATGACAGCCAAGCATGGCTGGCAATGCTGGAAAAAGCCACAAATTCAGTGCACTACATCAGCCGCCATATCAGGAAGGAGCACTTCATACGAGAG GTTGTACAGGACTGGAAATTTGTGGCTCAGGTGTTGGACCGGATCTTCCTGTGGGCGTTCCTGACAGTGTCAATTCTGGGAACCGTTTTAATTTTCACTCCAGCTCTGCAAAGTTACCTTAGCACACCTTAA